The following are encoded in a window of Magnolia sinica isolate HGM2019 chromosome 11, MsV1, whole genome shotgun sequence genomic DNA:
- the LOC131219026 gene encoding alpha-mannosidase-like isoform X2, with the protein MLSNHQIFTSAFIVHYSPRNGFHFEVNDESSPIQDDPRLYDDNVEQCINDFIDAARTQANVTHTNHIMWTMGDDFQYQYAESWFKQMDKFIHYVNKAVIYLDGDGCKLRSGLVKIEEGLTLDTLIAYDSCDLCKMTLMHHLCKRDLFCASDECLCTRPMSAEKGGRKHPRSDNIQAAWVLLTMMSSS; encoded by the exons ATGTTGTCCAACCACCAGATTTTCACAAGTGCCTTTATTGTTCATTATAGTCCTCGAAATGGTTTCCATTTTGAAGTCAATGATGAATCTTCACCTATACAG GATGATCCTCGTCTATATGATGACAATGTTGAACAATGCATAAATGATTTCATTGATGCTGCTAGGACTCAA GCAAATGTGACACATACAAATCACATCATGTGGACAATGGGTGATGATTTTCAGTACCAATATGCTGAATCTTGGTTCAAACAAATGGACAAGTTTATCCATTATGTTAACAAG GCAGTTatctatttggatggtgatggtTGCAAGTTAAGAAGTGGACTGGTGAAAATTGAGGAAGGTTTAACTCTTGACACGTTAATTGCTTATGATTCATGTGATCTTTG CAAGATGACTCTCATGCACCATCTCTGCAAA AGAGACTTGTTTTGTGCCAGTGATGAATGTCTCTGTACAAGACCCATGTCAGCAG AGAAGGGAGGTCGTAAGCATCCTCGAAGTGACAATATTCAG GCTGCTTGGGTATTGTTGACAATGATGTCGTCGAGCTAA
- the LOC131219026 gene encoding uncharacterized protein LOC131219026 isoform X4, with product MLSNHQIFTSAFIVHYSPRNGFHFEVNDESSPIQAVIYLDGDGCKLRSGLVKIEEGLTLDTLIAYDSCDLCKMTLMHHLCKRDLFCASDECLCTRPMSAEKGGRKHPRSDNIQGMFMSSMTKLLKNKKVSPDSINSILLAGINFQRSSFYFSSFFFSFFAFSFSFIFGGN from the exons ATGTTGTCCAACCACCAGATTTTCACAAGTGCCTTTATTGTTCATTATAGTCCTCGAAATGGTTTCCATTTTGAAGTCAATGATGAATCTTCACCTATACAG GCAGTTatctatttggatggtgatggtTGCAAGTTAAGAAGTGGACTGGTGAAAATTGAGGAAGGTTTAACTCTTGACACGTTAATTGCTTATGATTCATGTGATCTTTG CAAGATGACTCTCATGCACCATCTCTGCAAA AGAGACTTGTTTTGTGCCAGTGATGAATGTCTCTGTACAAGACCCATGTCAGCAG AGAAGGGAGGTCGTAAGCATCCTCGAAGTGACAATATTCAG GGGATGTTCATGTCATCAATGACAAAGTTGCTTAAAAACAAGAAGGTTTCACCAGATTCCATAAACTCCATTCTTTTGGCAGGAATTAATTTTCAAAGATCTAGCTTttatttttcaagtttttttttttctttttttgctttttctttttcttttatttttggtggGAATTGA
- the LOC131219026 gene encoding uncharacterized protein LOC131219026 isoform X1 — translation MLSNHQIFTSAFIVHYSPRNGFHFEVNDESSPIQDDPRLYDDNVEQCINDFIDAARTQANVTHTNHIMWTMGDDFQYQYAESWFKQMDKFIHYVNKAVIYLDGDGCKLRSGLVKIEEGLTLDTLIAYDSCDLCKMTLMHHLCKRDLFCASDECLCTRPMSAEKGGRKHPRSDNIQGMFMSSMTKLLKNKKVSPDSINSILLAGINFQRSSFYFSSFFFSFFAFSFSFIFGGN, via the exons ATGTTGTCCAACCACCAGATTTTCACAAGTGCCTTTATTGTTCATTATAGTCCTCGAAATGGTTTCCATTTTGAAGTCAATGATGAATCTTCACCTATACAG GATGATCCTCGTCTATATGATGACAATGTTGAACAATGCATAAATGATTTCATTGATGCTGCTAGGACTCAA GCAAATGTGACACATACAAATCACATCATGTGGACAATGGGTGATGATTTTCAGTACCAATATGCTGAATCTTGGTTCAAACAAATGGACAAGTTTATCCATTATGTTAACAAG GCAGTTatctatttggatggtgatggtTGCAAGTTAAGAAGTGGACTGGTGAAAATTGAGGAAGGTTTAACTCTTGACACGTTAATTGCTTATGATTCATGTGATCTTTG CAAGATGACTCTCATGCACCATCTCTGCAAA AGAGACTTGTTTTGTGCCAGTGATGAATGTCTCTGTACAAGACCCATGTCAGCAG AGAAGGGAGGTCGTAAGCATCCTCGAAGTGACAATATTCAG GGGATGTTCATGTCATCAATGACAAAGTTGCTTAAAAACAAGAAGGTTTCACCAGATTCCATAAACTCCATTCTTTTGGCAGGAATTAATTTTCAAAGATCTAGCTTttatttttcaagtttttttttttctttttttgctttttctttttcttttatttttggtggGAATTGA
- the LOC131219026 gene encoding alpha-mannosidase-like isoform X3, whose protein sequence is MLSNHQIFTSAFIVHYSPRNGFHFEVNDESSPIQDDPRLYDDNVEQCINDFIDAARTQANVTHTNHIMWTMGDDFQYQYAESWFKQMDKFIHYVNKAVIYLDGDGCKLRSGLVKIEEGLTLDTLIAYDSCDLCKMTLMHHLCKRDLFCASDECLCTRPMSAGRQRSREGRS, encoded by the exons ATGTTGTCCAACCACCAGATTTTCACAAGTGCCTTTATTGTTCATTATAGTCCTCGAAATGGTTTCCATTTTGAAGTCAATGATGAATCTTCACCTATACAG GATGATCCTCGTCTATATGATGACAATGTTGAACAATGCATAAATGATTTCATTGATGCTGCTAGGACTCAA GCAAATGTGACACATACAAATCACATCATGTGGACAATGGGTGATGATTTTCAGTACCAATATGCTGAATCTTGGTTCAAACAAATGGACAAGTTTATCCATTATGTTAACAAG GCAGTTatctatttggatggtgatggtTGCAAGTTAAGAAGTGGACTGGTGAAAATTGAGGAAGGTTTAACTCTTGACACGTTAATTGCTTATGATTCATGTGATCTTTG CAAGATGACTCTCATGCACCATCTCTGCAAA AGAGACTTGTTTTGTGCCAGTGATGAATGTCTCTGTACAAGACCCATGTCAGCAG GTCGTCAACGTTCCAGAGAAGGGAGGTCGTAA